The Candidatus Mycolicibacterium alkanivorans genome contains a region encoding:
- a CDS encoding RsmB/NOP family class I SAM-dependent RNA methyltransferase, which produces MSEQYRGKGKDGKPFGGRDRGGKPGGPPRRDPGQQRPPRRPRRTPLDPARQAAFDVLRAVSERDAYANLVLPAMLAERGIGGRDAAFATELAYGTCRTRGLLDAVIVAAAGRPADQIDPVLLDLLRLGAYQLLRTNVAQHAAVATTVEQAGVEFDSARAGFVNGVLRAISVRDEASWVAELAPSRTEDPVGYLAFVHAHPRWIAQAFTDALGPDAGELDAALAADDARPGVHLAARPGVLTAEQLAEEVDGTVGRYSPYAAYLGSGDPGKLAPVREARALVQDEGSQLVARAMALAPLIGADGGRWLDLCSGPGGKTALIAAIAAQQGGNVTAIEPAPRRADLVEQNTRGLPVQVLRVDGREAGLEPGSFDRVLVDAPCTGLGALRRRPEARWRRTPADVPVLAKLQRELLAAAIALTRPGGVVLYATCSPHLAETVGVVSDALRRHPVTALDARPLFAPAENLGPGPYVQLWPHRHGTDAMFAAALQKNL; this is translated from the coding sequence ATGAGTGAGCAATACCGTGGAAAAGGCAAGGACGGCAAGCCATTCGGCGGTCGCGATCGCGGGGGAAAGCCCGGCGGCCCGCCGCGGCGCGACCCGGGCCAGCAGCGCCCGCCGCGGCGTCCGCGCCGCACTCCGCTGGATCCGGCCCGGCAGGCCGCGTTCGACGTGTTGCGCGCGGTCTCCGAGCGCGACGCCTACGCCAACCTGGTGTTGCCGGCAATGCTCGCCGAGCGCGGCATCGGCGGGCGTGATGCCGCATTCGCCACCGAACTGGCCTACGGCACCTGCCGAACCAGGGGGCTGCTCGACGCGGTGATAGTAGCCGCGGCCGGACGTCCCGCCGACCAGATCGACCCGGTTCTGCTGGATCTGCTGCGACTGGGCGCCTACCAGCTGCTGCGCACCAACGTGGCCCAGCATGCCGCCGTCGCCACCACCGTCGAGCAGGCCGGAGTCGAATTCGACAGCGCCCGAGCTGGTTTCGTCAACGGTGTGTTGCGCGCCATCTCCGTGCGGGACGAGGCGTCCTGGGTGGCCGAATTGGCGCCTTCACGCACCGAGGACCCGGTCGGATACCTGGCCTTCGTCCACGCCCACCCCCGGTGGATCGCCCAGGCATTCACCGACGCACTGGGACCCGACGCCGGCGAGCTCGACGCCGCGCTGGCCGCCGACGACGCCCGCCCCGGCGTCCACCTTGCCGCCCGCCCCGGGGTGCTGACCGCCGAGCAACTGGCCGAGGAGGTGGACGGAACCGTCGGGCGGTACTCGCCCTACGCGGCATACCTCGGCAGCGGTGATCCCGGCAAGCTGGCGCCGGTGCGCGAGGCCAGAGCCCTGGTCCAGGACGAGGGCAGCCAGCTGGTGGCCCGGGCCATGGCCCTGGCGCCGCTGATCGGCGCGGACGGCGGACGGTGGCTGGACCTGTGCTCGGGGCCGGGTGGCAAGACCGCGCTCATCGCCGCCATCGCCGCCCAGCAGGGTGGCAACGTCACCGCGATCGAACCGGCGCCGCGCCGCGCCGACCTGGTGGAGCAGAACACCCGCGGACTACCCGTGCAGGTGCTGCGGGTGGACGGCCGGGAAGCCGGGCTGGAGCCGGGCAGCTTCGACCGGGTGCTCGTCGACGCGCCCTGCACCGGACTCGGCGCGCTGCGCCGCCGCCCGGAGGCCCGCTGGCGGCGCACGCCGGCGGACGTCCCGGTGCTGGCCAAGCTGCAGCGCGAACTGCTGGCCGCCGCGATCGCACTGACCCGACCCGGCGGCGTGGTCCTCTACGCCACCTGCTCACCGCATCTGGCCGAGACCGTCGGCGTGGTGTCCGACGCGCTGCGCCGGCACCCCGTCACCGCGCTGGATGCCCGCCCGCTGTTCGCACCGGCTGAGAACCTCGGCCCCGGGCCGTACGTGCAGTTGTGGCCGCACCGGCACGGCACCGACGCCATGTTCGCCGCCGCCCTGCAGAAGAACCTCTGA